The Streptomyces seoulensis genome contains a region encoding:
- a CDS encoding zinc-binding dehydrogenase, whose protein sequence is MFAAYAARIDRDQPLSGLELGERPAPEARSGWSTVDVRAASLNHHDLWSLRGVGLPEERLPMILGCDAAGIDEDGNEVVLHSVIGQSGHGVGPREPRSILTERYQGTFAEQVSVPTWNVLPKPKELSFAEAACLPTAWLTAYRMLFTNAGVRPGDSVLVQGAGGGVATAAIVLGRAAGLRVFATSRDEAKRKRALELGAVEAVEPGARLPQRVDAVIETVGAATWSHSVKSLRPGGTVVISGATSGDRPSHAELTRIFFLELKVVGSTMGTKDELEDLLAFCATTGVRPVIDEVLPLDRAREGFERLESGEQFGKIVLTNS, encoded by the coding sequence ATGTTCGCCGCCTATGCCGCCCGGATCGACCGCGATCAGCCGCTCTCCGGACTCGAGTTGGGGGAGCGCCCGGCTCCCGAGGCCCGGTCCGGCTGGAGCACCGTCGACGTCCGCGCCGCTTCCCTCAACCACCATGACCTCTGGTCCCTGCGGGGTGTCGGGCTCCCCGAGGAACGGCTGCCGATGATCCTCGGCTGCGACGCCGCCGGGATCGACGAGGACGGCAACGAGGTCGTCCTGCACTCCGTCATCGGCCAGAGCGGCCACGGGGTCGGCCCCCGTGAACCCCGCTCCATCCTCACCGAGCGCTACCAGGGCACCTTCGCCGAGCAGGTCTCCGTGCCCACCTGGAACGTGCTGCCCAAGCCGAAGGAGCTGTCCTTCGCCGAGGCCGCCTGTCTGCCCACCGCCTGGCTGACCGCGTACCGGATGCTGTTCACCAACGCGGGCGTGCGGCCCGGTGACTCGGTCCTGGTCCAGGGTGCCGGCGGGGGTGTCGCCACGGCCGCGATCGTGCTCGGCCGGGCGGCCGGCCTCAGGGTCTTCGCCACCAGCCGGGACGAGGCGAAGCGGAAGCGCGCGCTGGAACTGGGTGCCGTCGAGGCGGTGGAGCCGGGGGCGCGGCTGCCGCAGCGGGTGGACGCCGTCATCGAGACGGTGGGCGCCGCGACCTGGTCGCACTCCGTCAAGTCGCTGCGGCCCGGCGGCACCGTCGTGATCTCCGGTGCCACCAGCGGTGACCGGCCCTCGCATGCCGAGCTGACCCGGATCTTCTTCCTCGAACTGAAGGTCGTCGGCTCCACCATGGGCACGAAGGACGAGCTGGAGGACCTGCTCGCCTTCTGCGCCACGACCGGTGTGCGCCCCGTCATCGACGAGGTGCTGCCGCTGGACCGGGCCCGCGAGGGGTTCGAACGGCTGGAGTCCGGCGAGCAGTTCGGGAAGATCGTGCTCACCAACTCCTGA
- a CDS encoding NAD(P)-dependent malic enzyme, producing the protein MAAEIVNPRSDSGAGPEGGAEPLDSFDPAFALHRGGKMAVRATVPVRDTEDLSLAYTPGVARVCTAIAEQPELVNDYTWKSSVVAVVTDGTAVLGLGDIGPEASLPVMEGKAILFKQFGGVDAVPIALDCTGVDEIVETVVRLAPSFGGVNLEDISAPRCFEIERRLQERLDIPVFHDDQHGTAVVTLAALRNAARLSGREIGQLRVVISGAGAAGVAIARMLIEAGIGDVAVADRKGVVSADRTDLTDVKRELASFTNKAGLTGTLEDALAGADVFIGVSGGTVAEEAVASMAKGAFVFAMANPNPEVHPEVAHKYAAVVATGRSDFPNQINNVLAFPGIFAGALQVRASRITEGMKIAAAEALAAVVGDDLAADYVIPSPFDERVAPAVTAAVAAAARAEGVARR; encoded by the coding sequence GTGGCAGCGGAGATCGTCAATCCTCGCAGCGACAGCGGTGCCGGACCGGAGGGCGGGGCCGAGCCCCTGGACTCCTTCGACCCCGCTTTCGCGCTGCACCGCGGCGGCAAGATGGCCGTGCGGGCCACCGTGCCGGTCCGGGACACGGAAGACCTTTCCCTCGCGTACACCCCCGGCGTCGCTCGCGTGTGCACCGCGATCGCGGAACAGCCGGAGCTGGTCAACGACTACACCTGGAAGTCCTCGGTCGTCGCCGTCGTCACCGACGGCACGGCCGTGCTCGGTCTCGGGGACATCGGTCCCGAGGCGTCCCTCCCCGTGATGGAGGGCAAGGCGATCCTGTTCAAGCAGTTCGGCGGTGTCGACGCGGTGCCGATCGCCCTCGACTGCACCGGAGTCGACGAGATCGTGGAGACCGTCGTCCGGCTCGCCCCGTCCTTCGGCGGTGTGAACCTGGAGGACATCTCCGCGCCTCGCTGCTTCGAGATCGAGCGGCGCCTGCAGGAGCGGCTGGACATCCCGGTCTTCCACGACGACCAGCACGGCACCGCCGTGGTCACGCTGGCGGCGCTGCGCAACGCGGCCCGGCTCAGCGGACGTGAGATCGGGCAACTGCGCGTCGTCATCTCCGGGGCCGGGGCGGCCGGTGTCGCCATCGCCCGGATGCTGATCGAGGCCGGTATCGGGGACGTCGCGGTCGCGGACCGCAAGGGCGTCGTCTCCGCGGACCGTACCGATCTGACCGACGTCAAGCGGGAGTTGGCCTCCTTCACCAACAAGGCGGGGCTCACCGGCACGCTGGAGGACGCGCTGGCCGGCGCCGACGTGTTCATCGGCGTCTCCGGCGGGACGGTCGCGGAGGAGGCGGTCGCCTCCATGGCGAAGGGCGCCTTCGTCTTCGCCATGGCCAACCCGAACCCCGAGGTGCACCCGGAGGTCGCGCACAAGTACGCGGCCGTCGTCGCCACCGGGCGTTCCGACTTCCCGAACCAGATCAACAACGTGCTGGCCTTCCCCGGCATCTTCGCCGGCGCGCTCCAGGTGCGGGCCTCCCGGATCACCGAGGGCATGAAGATCGCCGCGGCCGAGGCGCTCGCCGCGGTCGTCGGCGACGACCTCGCCGCCGACTACGTGATCCCCTCGCCGTTCGACGAGCGGGTCGCCCCGGCGGTGACCGCCGCTGTCGCGGCCGCCGCCCGTGCCGAGGGTGTCGCCCGGCGCTGA